atcaaaagtgagtacacccctcacatttctgcagatatttaagtatatcttttcatgggacaacactgacaaaatgacactttgacacaacgaaaagtagtctgtgtgcagcttatataacagtgtaaatgtattcttccctcaaaataactcaatatacagccattaatgtctaaaccaccggcaacaaaagtgagtacaccccttagtgaaagttcctgaagtgtcaatattttgtgtggccaccattatttcccagaactgccttaactctcctgggcatggagtttaccagagcttcacaggttgccactggaatgcttttccactcctccatgacgacatcacggagctggcggatattcgagactttgcgctcctccaccttctgcttgaggatgccccaaagatgttctattgggtttaggtctggagacatgcttggccagtccatcacctttaccctcagcctcttcaataaagcagtgatcatcttagaggtgtgtttggggtcattatcatgctggaacactgccctgcgacccagtttccagagggaggggatcatgctctgcttcagtatttcacagtacatattgtagttcatgtgtccctcaatgaaatgtaactccccaacacctgctgcactcatgcagccccagaccatggcattcccaccaccatgcttgactgtaagcatgacacacttatctttgtactcctcacctgattgccaccacacatgcttgagactatctgaaccaaacaaattaatcttggtctcatcagacgataggacatggttccagtaatccatgtcctttgttgacatgtcttcagcaaactgtttgcgggctttcttgtgtagagacttcagaagaggcttccttctggggtgacagccatgcagaccaatttgatgtagtgtgtggcgtatggtctcaGCACTggcaggctgaccccccaccttttcaatctctgcagcaatgctgacagcactcctgcgcctatctttcaaagacagcagttggatgtgacgctgagcacgtgcactcagcttctttggacgaccaacgcgaggtctgttctgagtggaccctgctcttttaaaacactggatgatcttggccactgtgctgcagctcagtttcagggtgttggcaatcttcttgtagccttggtcaTCTTCatatagcgcaacaattcgtctttcaagatcctcagagagttctttgccatgaggtgccatgttggaactttcagtgaccagtatgagagagtgtgagagctgtactactaaattgaacacacctgctccctatgcacacctgagacctagtaacactaacgagtcacataacattttggaggaataatgacaagcagtgctcaatttggacatttaggggtgtagtctcttaggggtgtactcacttttgttgccggtggtttagacattaatggctgtatattgagttattttgagggaagaataaatttacactgttatataagctgcacacagactacttttcattgtgtcaaagtgtcattttgtcagtgttgtcccatgaaaagatatacttaaatatctgcagaaatgtgaggggtgtactcacttttgtgatacactgtatatatagtaagtaagtaagtaagtaagtaaagtttatttatatagcgcttttctaggaccaagccacaaagtgctttacaatgcggtcaagtataatacaataaaaacacaaaaattaataatcataaaagctacacagtgacataaaaacattaatacaatagcacaaataaattttttaaatgcactttaactacacatacatacatatatatacacacatatacatacacaaacactttaCCAAAGAACGTCAGCCCCATTGCTTAAGATCACTACTCTGAAatgctaatgaataaaaatgtgtctTAAGACATTTCTTGAAGGTTAATGTAGACTCAGAGAGTCTGATATCGAGTGGGAGACTATTCCATAATTTAGGAGCCTGGACAGAAAAAGCACAGTCCCCTTTCCGCCTCTGTTTGGTACGGGGCAcaaccagaagctctttattaGATGACCTCAAAGACCTACAACTTTTGTGAGGAACCAGCAATTCACAAATATAATCAGGTGCTTCCCCATGTAGAGCCTTAAAGGTAAGaactaaaattttaaaatctatCCTAAATTTTACTGGCAACCAATGAAGTGAGGCCAGCACTGGACTGATGTGGTCTCTACGTCTAGTTTTTGTTAaaagccgagcagctgcattctgAACCATCTGGAGTCTTGACACAGCTCCTTGACTGAGGCAAGTATACAAagcattgcagtaatccagtcgagatgaaataaaagcatggatgaTTTTCTCCAAGTCTTGAAAAGACAAAACCTGTCTAAGCTTTGCAATATTTCTTAGCTGAAGGAAGCAAGACTGAACAAGCTTATTTATATGGCCAGAAAATTGCAAGTGAGAATCAAACACAACACCCAAATTTCTTGGGGAAGTGTTCATTCTTGAAACGAGAGAACCAAGGGCCATCTCCAAATCTCTGGGTATGTTGTCTAGACCAACAACTAGAACTTCGGTTTTGTCCTCatttaatttaagaaaattaTAATTCATCCAATTCTTGATAGCTGCAATGCACTCAGTTAGATTGCCTAATCCACTGAATTCATTTCGTTTAACAGAGAGGTACAGTTGCATATCGtctgcataaaaatgaaaagaaatattaaaacgTCTAATTAAATTACCCAGGGGGAGCatatataataagaataaaacagGGCCAAGAATAGAACCCTGAGGTACCCCACAGGTAAAATCAGCCTTCAAGGACATCTTATCTCCAATGGAAACAGAAAATTTCCTATTGGATAAAAATGACCGAAACCAATCCAGTGCTGATCCTGATATGCCAATCCATTCACTGAGCCTGTTTATTAGGATATCATGATCTACTGTATcaaaggctgcactaagatcaAGTAAAACCAACACTGTTATTTCCCCTGAATCTGAGTGCATTAAAATATCATTTAAGATTCTCACCAGTGCAGTTTCTGTGCTGTGCTTTTTTcgaaaaccagactgaaatttttCAAAGACATTATTTTCTTCCAGTGCGTGcagaagttgatcagacacaacCTTCTCCAAGATTTTTGATAGAAAAGGAAGTTTTGAAATGGGTCTAAAGCTAGCACAATCATTTGGGTCAAGGCCTGGCTTCTTCAAAAGAGGCTGTACACTTGCCACTTTAAAACAGGTTGGTACAATGCCCGAACTAAGAGAAAGGTTCACAATGGCTAGCAAAAGAGGACCCACTGATTTCAAAACTTTTTTAAGAAAGTTAGGAGGAATCACATCAAATGAACTAGAAGATGGTTGCAGGTACTGCACGATTCCCATTAGCTCATCCATAGAAATAGgggtaaaacaatttaaaatatcactgttatAGCTGACAGGACAAATTTCCACACAATCCGAAGGAGGAAAAATATTGGCTCTAATTTCAGTGATTCTGTTTAAAAAGTACTCTAAAAACTGTTCACATCCAATGTCTGAATCTTGCCTGTTCAACTCAACACCATTAATGAGAGAATCAATGGTAGAAAACAGGAACCTTGGCCTATGCCTATTAACAGTAATTAAGTTATTAAAATATGCAGCTCTTGCATCCTTAACTTTACTGTTGTACACCACCATCAAATCCCTCATATACAGGTAGTGCACCTGAAGCTGGGACTGTTTCCATTTACGCTCCGCCTGTCTACGTTTCCTTTTGAGATCCAGAATTTCACTGTTTAACCAAGGAGATAGAGTTGTTAATTTAGATCTGGTCTTAAATGGAGCTACCTCATCTAAAACTGTTAAacataaatcattaaaagaatcagccataacagtaagaTCTGCAGACTGCAATAATGGTGCagataaatcattaaatatagCTGAAAATTTTGCCGCTGTGTCTTCATTAAAAAGCCGAGAGCATCTAATGTGTTTGGAATTTGCAGCTTTAGACTGAAAGATAGACTCAAAGCAAATGCATTTGTGGTCAGAAATTCCCAAATCTTCCGACCACAGAGAATTTAGACTAAGCCCTAAAGTAAAAACCAAATCCAAAGTATGTCCACGAACATGGGTTGGGCCTGACACATGTTGCACAAAATTAAAAGATTCAGCAGTATCTAAGAATTCTTTGGACCATCCACTTGCACTGTCATCTACATGCATGTTAAAATCCCCTAACAATAAAATCTTATCAAAGTCAAGTACAATGGATGACAACAATTCCGAGaattctaaaagaaaatatgCATTTGTCTTAGGTGGCCGATAAATTACAACACAAAGCACTGGGTtatcacttaaaactttaaaagcCAGCAGTTCAAAACTTTCAAATACCCCCAAAGACACAGGAGAAcaatttaaactgtttttaaaaacagcagCAAGTCCACCCCCACGCCCAATTAATCTTGGGCAATTAAAGCATCTATAATCTGGTGGGCACAGTTCGGAGAGTTGACAGCTCTCACCAGGCTTCATCCACGTCTCTACTATAAACATAAAATCAAGATCCTTAGAAGAAATAAAATCATTCAGCATAAAAGTTTTGTTTGAAATTGAACGGGCATTTATAAGTGCCATCTGTACAATAGAGCGATACTCCAGTTCCGACGGAGACGCACAGTATATTTTCTGCAAATTACTGCCTATCACACCTCTGGCTCTGAAAGCAGGCTTCACTGAAGGGATGCATTGAAGTGAGTCTGACTGTACCGCTCCCTCTCTTCTACGGCGAAGTGGGCGTACCCGGACAGGCCAGCTGAGCGCCGATGTGTCAGGCTGAACACACCTGAGATGAACAGGTCTGAACTTCAATGAGTAATTGCGGACAAGATCATGTGCAGAAttcactccgcgtttcccatcccactccgtggacagcgttgtcatggagacgaCGCCGCTActagtgtgcaaggcagcagtgctctgatgacgtgtttgctgagcgacagtgcgcacggctgaccagaaggacggaatagcgttaccgtttcgaaaataaacaagctttctccgtgagcccctgtgaatataacgaggccggcgaaagagtccaagctgtttgatgaccaGAAcgcacgatggagtagtgcaattgttgaacttcatcagctggtcaacggaatagttcaacattgtgccgatcCAAGGAacaaactcatccaccgttcaccaccagCCGCAGACGTCACGCAATGCACAGCAGAAAGAACAAAAGTATCAAAGAACAAATGAAAGTATCAAAAGTGACATAAAAAGAAATAGAGCCAcagggtgtgtaaaaagatgaaaacgaaaaacgataataaaacaataaaatacgaCAAAATACGGCAACggcagcggcagccaaatgcgccagcgtccaccatcaccatgacacCATAAATGCATTCATGCATTCAtgcatgcatatatatatatacgtatatattatggcaagccaaacaggaaatatatagcaaatgctgatatacagtgtatcacaaaagtgagtacacccctcacatttctgcaaatatttcattatatcttttcatgggacaacactatagacatgaaacttggatataacttagagtagtcagtgtacagcttgtatagcagtgtagatttactgtcttctgaaaataactcaacacacagccattaatgtctaaatagctggcaacataagtgagtacaccccacagtgaacatgtccaaattgtgcccaaatgtgtcgttgtccctccatggtgtcatgtgtcaaggtcccaggtgtaaatggggagcagggctgttaaatttggtgttttgggtacaattctctcatactggccactggatattcaacatggcacctcatggcaaagaactctttgaggatgtgagaaatagaattgttgctctccacaaagatggcctgggctataagaagattgctaacaccctgaaactgagctacagcatggtggccaaggtcatacagcggttttccaggacaggttccactcggaacaggcttcgccagggtcgaccaaagaagttgagtccacgtgtttggcgtcatatccagaggttggctttaaaaaatagacacatgagtgctgccagcattgctgcagaggttgaagatgtgggaggtcagcctgtcagtgctcagaccatacgccgcacactgcatcaactcggtctgcatgttcgtcatcccagaaggaagcagtccaagaacatggattactggaatgtcctgtggtctgacgagaccaagataaacttgtttggctcagatggtgtccagcatgtgtggcggcgccctggtgagaagtaccaagacaactgtatcttgcctacagtcaagcatggtggtagtagcatcatggtctcgggctgcatgagtgttgctggcactggggagctgcatttcattgagggaaacatgaattccaacatgtactgtgacattctgaaacagagcatgatcccctcccttcgaaaactgggcctcatggcagttttccaacaggataacgaccccaaacacaacctccaagatgacaactgccttgctgaggaagctaaaggtaaaggtgatggacaaaacccaattgagcacctgtggcgcatcctcaagtggaaggtggaggagttcaaggtgtctaacatccaccagctccgtgatgtcatcatggaggagtggaagaggattccagtagcaacctgtgcagctctggtgaattccatgcccaggagggttaaggcagtgctgaataataatggtggtcacacaaaatattgacactttgggcacaatttggacatgttcactgtggggtgtactcacttatgttgcagctatttagacattaatggctgtgtgttgagttattttcagaagacagtaaatctacactgctatacaagttgtacactgactactctaagttatatccaagttttatttctatagtgttgtcccatgaaaagatataataaaatatttgcagaaatgtgaggggtgtactcacttttgtgatacactgtatatatttaaccCTTGGGGTTCATAGGTGAGATCAGTTCTGGAGAAGTCATCTGTGATGCTCCAGAGAACAAGGGTGAGTGTGCCGGCCTTTATATTGACCCTTATTTTTGGTCCACATGACACATGAAGCATCATTGGTGATACTTGTGTTGAAGATGCTGAAGGAGAAACCACCGACGGAGAACGTCAAAAGAAGAAGACGACCGACACGAACCTGGACAGCATTGAGAGCCAATACACCGGCAGAGAGCTGCTGGGAAAGGGAGGCTTCAGTTCGATCTATGAAGGTGACCGTAAGGCAGATGGGAACCAGGTGAGTATCAGTTTGTTGTGTTGATCCTCCCCTGGATCCTcctatggctccagatacctgtgacaacatACCAGGACTTTATTGGGTTACTGGGACGGATGGGATTCTCCAGCATGGctagaagagcatgaccaagacttcagagtactaccctggccctctaattccccagacttaaacccagtTGAACGTCTGTGGGACCATCTCAAGCAGCatcatggctccagatacctgtaacCACCTACCAGGACTTTATTGGGTCACTGTGGCgtatgggatcttccagcaaggcTAGAAACGTcccacattggttggaagagcatgaccaacaCTTCCGAGTACTACTTTGACCCCctgattccccagacttgaaacCACCTCGATTGTCATGTTGGCTTTACGGATCCTCCCCTGGATCCTCccttggctccagatacctgtgacgaccTTCTGAAGAGGccaaatcagtaataataataacatgtctCTTGTGGGCAGCAGGTTGAGGTGCCATGCGCTGTACCCGAGACAGACGACACCACAGAGGGAACGTCACGTGTGGTTGAGGACGTCTCTGAGCTGCACAAGTGCTATGAGGTTTACAAAACCATTGGATCAGGTAACTGGTACCACTTTCAGTCGTCTCTCTGCCTTTGTATAACACAGACGTGCATCTTTTAAAACCTGACTTAATATTTTTTTGATTCAATTGTTCTTTAGGTGGTTATGCGATGGTCAAGCTTGGCAGGCACATTCAGACTCAAGAGCCAGTGGCCATCAAGATCCTGGAGAAGAAAGAGCTCGGGGTTAGTTTCAGCAAAACCGTCTGTTAAAGACAGACATGTCTCAGTTTCCAAACGTTTGGTTCTCCTAATTCTGATCTGAAAAGTCATGAAAACTGTTCCGGTTTAATCCCCATTGCAGGATGAGTTGTCCGATTTGAGGATAGAGATTGAAGCCCTGAAGAACCTCAATCATCAGCATGTGTGCCGCTTGTACCAAGTCGTGGAGACTGCTGACCAGATCTACCTGGTGCTTGAGGTACCATCAGTGGTTGGAAACTATCAGATTTGATTTAATCTTTGGATTTATGATGATTTGCTGCTCACTTGACTCGCTCTCTCCTCCAGTTTTGTCCGGGTGGAAATCTGTTCGACCACATCGATAATAACGACAGGTTGTCGGAGGAGGAGACGCGCAGGATCTTCCGTCAGATCGTCTCGGCGCTGGCCTACATCCACAGCCAGGGATACGCCCACCGTGACCTTAAACCAGTGCGTTAGTCAAACGGTTTCCACTTATACTTTGTGCGCTTTCTATGTTAGTGCTTGAACatgatgtgttttattttgactctcaggaaaacatgatgctggatgagaagaaAAACATCAAGCTCATTGACTTTGGTCTCTGTGCCAAACCAGAGGTTCGTGTCTCTACTAAGACTGTAGTGTATACTTAAATCAAGCGTGCCATTCAGAGAGTCTAGTAAGGTGGTGTGCTTACCCCCATCCATCATGCTTTAATAAAGCCTTGCACACATGGTGTCCACAATTAGTTTCAGTGATCAGTTAGATGAACAGGACGTCACAGAGCCATGCTGGTtcagtttgtgtgttgtgttgcagATGCGAGTCAACAGTTGGACCTTCGGTTGATAGAAATCTGTTTTGTTGTAGGGTGGATTGGgtactgctctgattgagggctGTGGAACCCCTCCCTACTTGGCACCAGAAATCATTGATGCGCAACCCTATCATGGTGCagaggtaggtgtgtgtggggtgtgtccccagGTTATTCCTGATAAACTTCAATTGAAAAGTCTCCAAATCCAAGGTGTTCAGTCCCCTCTGTAGCCCCATTCATGAGTTATTCTATGAGgtctggatgaggggactgaccagggtaaagcatggttaaaaaagacaatgaatgtgtgtgtgtgtgtgtgttttaggcagATGTTTGGAGCTTGGGTGTTGTCCTATATGACATGCTGTGTGGCTACCTCCCGTTCGATGGTGACAACTTTGTGGAGCTCCATGAACAAATCACTGTAGGTCTTGGAACTACAATGAAACACCATTGGTATACACGTCTTGTTACGATTATGAAGTTGAATCCATTATTTAATGATCAGCAGCatgttaaacatacagtaaaagtaacagtaacggCTTGTGATGATGTTCTTTGATCAGATGTGATTGTTTTGCTCTGTGTTTCCTCAGAAAGGACATTTTGACACTCCTGACTGGCTGTCTCCTGGTTCTGTACTGCTGCTGAAGGAAAtgctgcaggtgtgtgtttatggtgtgtttaatgtgagcaaagtgggtgtgtgtttctctgtgggcTTCATCACCTGAAGTTCTTGTATCTTGTCCTGTAGGTGGTTCCAGAGCGGCGCATAAAGGTGGAGCATCTGCTGGATCATGAGTGGGTAATGAAGGGGTACAGCAGCCCTGTGGAATGGCACAGCACATGCCCGGTACAACATCCACCCTAGACGTAGTACAGTGACATGATGGAGATCCACCGTACAGAAGACTGTATCTTTATTATCCTACATActcatatatttgtgtgtgtgtgtgtgtgtgtgtttgtgtctcagcTGGATCATCTAGATGAGGAGAGCATCACCGAGATGGCTGTGATGTTCAGACAGTCCAACCAAAGCACCAAGCAGCTGGTGTCTGAGGTACATTTCAGTACTTGTATCTGCATCAACACAGATGCTAAAATGTAgacacatatttattaatactgaGGTTATTGTGCTCCATCTaaaagagatgtgtgtgtgtgtgtgtgtgtgtgtgtgcagtggaaGTTTGATCAGACCACAGCTTCGTATCTTTTGCTCTTGAGAAGGAAGCAGCGCAGTAGTCCAGTGTGTAGCTGAGCGGACGTGTAAGAAATCCAGGTAACATTCCCacaatcagtgtattttacctgATAAATGCTGCTCTACATGCTCATCTGTCCAAACACTACAGCTTCTGGAATGTTCTTACAcctcttcttgttttatttagcaGGAGACGTTGTCGGCGCATCAAGGAGGGACGATGGTGGCGCCATCCAATCAGGACACGCTACATCTCAATTTCACATTTCAAAATTCATGATTGTTGCAGCTGTTTCTCTCTAacccatcctctctctctcttcttttaCCAGAACGATGCATTTTGggtatctgtgtgtgactgGTTAGATGAACTCCACTGAGGTGCCTCCCTTGATGATCCACACAGCTGTATGAGAAGTGTAGAACATGGATGACCAGGATCAACAAGCCTCAAAAtcttattacattaaataataaataaataaactcactgaatatatgaaggtggatggatgtttattttCACATGctgattttttctttattattttgtgtatgAAGTCAGTAATATGACATCAAAGGCAGCACAACGTTTCCTTGTTGTTACAGAACATTGAACTCAGCAgtgaagatacagacctacTGTTAGCTCACTCAGAGCAGCCTGAGATCGTTACCCTAAAACTTAATGAACTCATGTCTCCTAAAGAGACAGTAAACTATTAACAACCACTTTAAATAAATTAGGTCCAGTTACAAAATAGTATATACAGTTCtattgttttatggtgatgg
The sequence above is drawn from the Trichomycterus rosablanca isolate fTriRos1 chromosome 14, fTriRos1.hap1, whole genome shotgun sequence genome and encodes:
- the LOC134327018 gene encoding maternal embryonic leucine zipper kinase-like yields the protein MVAGEISSGEVICDAPENKDAEGETTDGERQKKKTTDTNLDSIESQYTGRELLGKGGFSSIYEGDRKADGNQVEVPCAVPETDDTTEGTSRVVEDVSELHKCYEVYKTIGSGGYAMVKLGRHIQTQEPVAIKILEKKELGDELSDLRIEIEALKNLNHQHVCRLYQVVETADQIYLVLEFCPGGNLFDHIDNNDRLSEEETRRIFRQIVSALAYIHSQGYAHRDLKPENMMLDEKKNIKLIDFGLCAKPEGGLGTALIEGCGTPPYLAPEIIDAQPYHGAEADVWSLGVVLYDMLCGYLPFDGDNFVELHEQITKGHFDTPDWLSPGSVLLLKEMLQVVPERRIKVEHLLDHEWVMKGYSSPVEWHSTCPLDHLDEESITEMAVMFRQSNQSTKQLVSEWKFDQTTASYLLLLRRKQRSSPVCS